One genomic region from Drosophila busckii strain San Diego stock center, stock number 13000-0081.31 chromosome 3R, ASM1175060v1, whole genome shotgun sequence encodes:
- the LOC108601637 gene encoding A disintegrin and metalloproteinase with thrombospondin motifs 15 isoform X1 has protein sequence MLDAAPLPLPSAPPAEEVYRLLALAADADADAEETDYKHILRQKSAQLYEERSHRQQQLSQQLMPQHGAEPEADDVALRYSYKGTPPDLHAARQEFNLKTSFNKMLMQGQKHECNPIDKHKRNMSSRYCFLGLVALLLICILCSAFGVWPSLRFSGSKSGTSATTPRRTVDIVLDDQNDISSDVNADILNEYITPIKVLNASLNTGDLLYESMKPIDSDSANSTKDATSAFSMTGTFRNKSSLIWDPHPEYTFTVFGHLLHLRLHQDTSFIPHNTFRVIRILNNHTEESASDEPEHYLGCYYKGHIEGDPDSMVAVSLCEGMTGFIKTSFGSLLIMPVNQTNSDEILHRVWRHSQRNPRQAVSDSDMELEALKLAESLLAPLTRRKRHFENLTNQEYTLEVLIAVDHTMTQFHGSDLRSYILILFSIVSNIFADASIGNVIHISLVNMLELRDMNGHQGSGTAADRLKTFCKFLGSRGYHYDTAMLITRDQICGNEREERCSTLGLAELGTVCKPRSCSIVQDNGLPAAFTIAHELGHTLNMPHDDDDRCNKYNAREGNNRTLHIMASVMGDHMHPWSWSKCSQHYISEFLEKSDKSCLENRPSSSLLNDNDIEKLPGEIYSLDQQCQLIHGNDTIHCDSNPECQYLFCNVSSVCGSSSMPWADGTPCRNHHNWCKKGKCVPRVGGSLQLVHGGWGVWTAFTPCSLTCGGGVQESRRECDNPQPRNGGKYCVGSRKKYRSCNTHSCPAGTIEPREQYCYDMNGRNFNIRGISSSSKWIPKYGLDTSDKCKLFCRLQDDSAYFKLSEAVRDGTTCAVDSFDKCVNGICRPAGCDNELNSIAKLDKCGVCEGRNDTCEELTGNVRVADLLKEKRAPQSLYHVTTIPKGASNIVITQPGYPTQNYIVLADDRHVPLVNSVKVVTPFAKQYIYAGITIDYNGSNSTMERINTTYAWKLTRDLVVMIISIDLSAAKNQNTVLISYTYTVDKAIIAEPEVEIYRWQMQDWSSCDSLCQGTMYRQAACVSTTQGLKVAPQFCDQSAMPKPEYNACNTNCQLTLNVTSISECSAACGALGTREKALSCVQTFPDMQRLNIVDMSYCKLKFEIVTHEQCREGCWNYSEWSTCTKTCGTGTQMRELRCILNNTVVSDELCNPRTKLETRDMLRACNMEPCLYPIAPISTRSVNHWVAGDWGECSDWCKMTRTVSCAYPYGNHCPPDKQPKEVRNCCHIKYINEWGKCSVDCGSGIKRKVQRCARVFKPEVPGAQKRKEYISDSYCETLKVRKPALRKSIKHCKINCHWSSSEWSPCSSTCDDDYQSRLVRCESWQGNSVNERYCDATKRPSRSRICNNCMQRQYKILTPCDCTGIERRRILYYDTHRRRVAGRPRVQKQKCTPPPSCHRRSFSNNHVSSRRAQSCEDYQQMYRAYKDGEYTLQVRSRPVRVYCHKMNSLTPREYITVEPQENYSIYYEYKTRLINSCPPVSRDHEYTNDQYSGRSYFSKLRLNITDLRIIENDYEFAESRGQRQPLGSAGDCYNRNQQCPQGDFSINLERTGFTLRPGTRWNTVGSSAVMKQETGFETSRQSRRAYCGGFCGRCYIAPGSGLYVDVV, from the exons CTCATGCAAGGACAAAAACACGAATGCAATCCTATAGATAAGCACAAACGCAACATGTCGTCACGCTACTGTTTTCTTGGCCTAGTAGCGCTGTTACTCATCTGCATCTTGTGCTCTGCATTTGGAGTTTGGCCAAGTCTTAGATTTAGTGGCAGCAAAAGTGGCACAAGCGCCACAACGCCGCGCAGAACCGTTGACATTGTTTTGGACGACCAGAACGACATTAGTAGCGATGTTAATGCTGATATACTCAATGAGTATATAACGCCCATAAAAGTGCTGAATGCAAGTCTAAATACAGGCGACTTGCTATACGAATCAATGAAGCCAATAGATAGCGATAGCGCTAACAGCACAAAAG ATGCAACCTCAGCGTTTAGCATGACGGGCACTTTTCGCAACAAGTCGAGCCTCATTTGGGATCCACATCCCGAGTACACGTTTACAGTATTTGggcatttattgcatttgagATTACATCAGGACACATCGTTTATACCTCACAATACATTTCGAGTTATACGCATATTGAACAATCATACCGAGGAGTCGGCCAGCGACGAGCCGGAGCATTATCTGGGCTGCTACTACAAAGGCCACATCGAAGGCGATCCCGACTCCATGGTGGCGGTTTCGCTTTGCGAGGGCATG ACGGGTTTTATCAAAACTAGTTTCGGCAGTTTGCTTATAATGCCTGTTAACCAAACCAACAGCGATGAGATTTTGCATCGCGTCTGGCGTCACTCGCAGCGCAATCCCAGACAAGCTGTCTCCGACTCAGACATGGAGCTGGAGGCGTTGAAGCTTGCCGAGAGTTTGCTGGCGCCGTTGACGCGTCGCAAGCGACACTTTGAAAATCTTACTAATCAGGAGTACACGCTGGAGGTGCTCATAGCTGTGGATCATACAATGACGCAGTTTCATGGCAGCGATCTTAGATCCTACATACTTATTTTATTCTCCATTGTGTCGAATATATTTGCCGATGCCAGCATTGGCAATGTCATACACATATCGCTGGTCAATATGCTGGAGCTGCGCGATATGAACGGACATCAGGGCAGCGGCACTGCGGCGGATCGCCTGAAAACGTTTTGCAAGTTCTTGGGCAGCAGAGGCTATCACTATGACACGGCCATGTTGATCACACGCGATCAAATCTGTGGCAATGAACGCGAGGAGCGTTGCAGCACTTTGGGTTTGGCTGAGCTGGGCACAGTCTGCAAGCCGCGTTCCTGTTCCATAGTGCAGGACAATGGACTGCCTGCTGCCTTTACCATTGCACATGAGCTGGGACACAC TCTAAACATGCcacacgacgacgacgatcgTTGCAACAAGTACAATGCCCGAGAGGGCAACAATCGCACGCTGCATATTATGGCGAGTGTCATGGGTGATCATATGCATCCATGGTCCTGGTCCAAGTGCTCGCAGCATTACATTTCCGAATTTCTAGA AAAAAGCGACAAATCCTGCTTGGAGAACAGACCCTCAAGCTCTTTGCTGAATGATAATGACATTGAGAAGCTGCCAGGCGAGATTTACTCGCTGGACCAGCAGTGTCAGCTCATACATGGAAATGATACAATACACTGTGATTCTAATCCCGAGTGCCagtatttgttttgcaatgTCAGCTCGGTGTGCGGCTCCAGCAGTATGCCCTGGGCGGATGGCACGCCCTGCCGCAACCATCACAACTGGTGCAAGAAGGGCAAGTGCGTGCCACGCGTGGGCGGCTCACTGCAGCTGGTGCATGGCGGCTGGGGCGTCTGGACTGCGTTTACGCCTTGCAGCTTGACCTGCGGTGGCGGCGTGCAGGAGTCGCGTCGCGAGTGCGACAATCCGCAGCCCAGAAACGGTGGCAAGTACTGCGTGGGCAGTCGCAAGAAGTATCGCTCCTGCAACACACACTCCTGCCCAGCGGGCACCATTGAGCCACGTGAGCAATATTGCTACGATATGAACGGCAGAAACTTCAACATACGCGGCATTAGCTCCTCCTCCAAGTGGATACCCAAATATGGCT TGGACACCAGCGACAAGTGCAAACTGTTTTGCCGTCTGCAGGATGACAGCGCCTACTTCAAGCTCTCGGAGGCTGTGCGAGATGGCACCACCTGCGCTGTGGATAGCTTTGACAAATGTGTCAATGGCATTTGCCGTCCCGCTGGCTGTGACAATGAACTCAACTCCATTGCCAAGCTGG AcaaatgcggcgtatgcgaaGGTCGCAACGACACGTGCGAGGAGCTCACCGGAAATGTGCGCGTCGCCGATCTGCTAAAGGAGAAACGCGCACCGCAAAGTCTCTACCATGTTACTACAATACCAAAAG GTGCCTCCAACATTGTTATAACCCAGCCTGGCTATCCCACCCAGAACTATATTGTGCTCGCCGATGACAGACATGTACCACTGGTCAACAGCGTCAAAGTAGTTACTCCATTTGCAAAGCAATACATCTATGCGGGCATTACGATCGACTATAACGGCTCCAATAGCACCATGGAACGCATAAATACCACCTACGCCTGGAAGCTGACGCGTGATCTTGTCGTTATG ATCATTTCCATAGACCTGAGTGCAGCCAAGAATCAAAACACTGTTTTGATATCGTATACGTATACGGTGGATAAAGCAATAATTGCAGAGCCTGAGGTGGAGATCTATCGCTGGCAAATGCAAGACTGGAGCAGCTGTGATTCGCTTTGCCAGGGCACCATGTACAGACAGGCGGCCTGCGTAAGCACAACTCAAGGATTGAAAGTCGCCCCACAGTTCTGTGATCAATCAGCGATGCCCAAGCCGGAATACAATGCTTGCAATACAAATTGTCAACTAAC TTTGAATGTGACAAGTATTTCGGAATGCTCCGCTGCTTGTGGAGCGTTGGGCACTCGCGAGAAGGCTCTCAGCTGTGTGCAGACATTCCCAGATATGCAACGTTTGAATATCGTGGATATGTCTTATTGCAAACTCAAATTTGAAATAGTTACGCATGAGCAATGCCGTGAGGGTTGCTGGAATTATTCAGAGTGGTCAACG TGCACCAAGACCTGTGGCACGGGCACTCAAATGCGTGAGCTGCGCTGCATCTTGAACAACACAGTGGTGAGCGATGAACTGTGCAATCCGCGCACAAAACTCGAGACACGCGATATGCTACGTGCCTGCAACATGGAGCCCTGTTTGTATCCTATTGCGCCG ATAAGCACTCGCTCAGTTAACCACTGGGTGGCAGGAGATTGGGGTGAATGCAGTGACTGGTGCAAAATGACGCGCACTGTGAGCTGCGCCTATCCATACGGCAATCACTGTCCGCCGGATAAACAGCCCAAGGAGGTGCGCAATTGCTGTCACATCAAGTACATCAACGAATGGggcaaa TGCTCCGTTGACTGTGGCTCCGGCATCAAGCGCAAGGTGCAGCGCTGTGCGCGCGTCTTCAAGCCAGAGGTGCCTGGCGCTCAAAAGCGCAAGGAGTACATAAGCGACAGCTATTGCGAGACCTTAAAGGTGCGCAAGCCAGCGCTGCGCAAGTCCATCAAGCACTGCAAGATCAACTGCCATTGGAGCAGCTCAGAGTGGAGTCCGTGCTCCAGCACTTGCGATGACGATTATCAGTCGCGCCTTGTGCGCTGCGAGTCCTGGCAAGGCAACAGCGTCAATGAACGCTACTGTGATGCCACAAAGCGACCAAGCAGAAGTCGAATctgcaacaattgcatgcAGCGTCAGTACAAAATATTGACACCA TGTGACTGCACGGGCATTGAAAGGCGACGCATTCTGTACTATGATACGCATAGGCGACGCGTCGCTGGACGGCCGCGAGTGCAGAAGCAAAAGTGCACGCCGCCTCCGAGCTGCCATAGAAGATCCTTCAGCAACAATCATGTGAGCAGTCGGCGCGCGCAGAGCTGCGAGGACTATCAGCAGATGTATCGCGCCTACAAGGATGGCGAGTATACGTTGCAAGTGCGATCGCGACCAGTGCGCGTTTATTGCCACAAAATGAATAGTCTGACGCCACGCGAATACATAACCGTGGAGCCGCAGGAGAACTACTCCATTTACTACGAGTACAAGACAAGATTAATCAACAGCTGTCCGCCCGTGTCGCGTGATCATGAATATACCAATGATCAGTATTCGGGACGCTCGTATTTCAGCAAGCTGCGCTTAAACATCACCGATTTGCGCATTATTGAGAACGATTACGAGTTCGCCGAGTCTCGAGGACAGCGACAGCCACTGGGCTCAGCCGGTGACTGCTACAATCGCAACCAGCAATGTCCGCAGGGCGACTTCTCCATCAATCTGGAGCGTACTGGCTTCACACTGCGCCCAGGCACGCGCTGGAATACCGTTGGCAGCTCAGCGGTCATGAAGCAAGAGACTGGG TTTGAAACTTCGCGGCAGTCAAGGCGCGCCTACTGCGGCGGCTTCTGCGGACGCTGCTACATTGCGCCCGGATCGGGACTTTATGTGGACGTTGTATGA
- the LOC108601637 gene encoding A disintegrin and metalloproteinase with thrombospondin motifs 9 isoform X2 has translation MQGQKHECNPIDKHKRNMSSRYCFLGLVALLLICILCSAFGVWPSLRFSGSKSGTSATTPRRTVDIVLDDQNDISSDVNADILNEYITPIKVLNASLNTGDLLYESMKPIDSDSANSTKDATSAFSMTGTFRNKSSLIWDPHPEYTFTVFGHLLHLRLHQDTSFIPHNTFRVIRILNNHTEESASDEPEHYLGCYYKGHIEGDPDSMVAVSLCEGMTGFIKTSFGSLLIMPVNQTNSDEILHRVWRHSQRNPRQAVSDSDMELEALKLAESLLAPLTRRKRHFENLTNQEYTLEVLIAVDHTMTQFHGSDLRSYILILFSIVSNIFADASIGNVIHISLVNMLELRDMNGHQGSGTAADRLKTFCKFLGSRGYHYDTAMLITRDQICGNEREERCSTLGLAELGTVCKPRSCSIVQDNGLPAAFTIAHELGHTLNMPHDDDDRCNKYNAREGNNRTLHIMASVMGDHMHPWSWSKCSQHYISEFLEKSDKSCLENRPSSSLLNDNDIEKLPGEIYSLDQQCQLIHGNDTIHCDSNPECQYLFCNVSSVCGSSSMPWADGTPCRNHHNWCKKGKCVPRVGGSLQLVHGGWGVWTAFTPCSLTCGGGVQESRRECDNPQPRNGGKYCVGSRKKYRSCNTHSCPAGTIEPREQYCYDMNGRNFNIRGISSSSKWIPKYGLDTSDKCKLFCRLQDDSAYFKLSEAVRDGTTCAVDSFDKCVNGICRPAGCDNELNSIAKLDKCGVCEGRNDTCEELTGNVRVADLLKEKRAPQSLYHVTTIPKGASNIVITQPGYPTQNYIVLADDRHVPLVNSVKVVTPFAKQYIYAGITIDYNGSNSTMERINTTYAWKLTRDLVVMIISIDLSAAKNQNTVLISYTYTVDKAIIAEPEVEIYRWQMQDWSSCDSLCQGTMYRQAACVSTTQGLKVAPQFCDQSAMPKPEYNACNTNCQLTLNVTSISECSAACGALGTREKALSCVQTFPDMQRLNIVDMSYCKLKFEIVTHEQCREGCWNYSEWSTCTKTCGTGTQMRELRCILNNTVVSDELCNPRTKLETRDMLRACNMEPCLYPIAPISTRSVNHWVAGDWGECSDWCKMTRTVSCAYPYGNHCPPDKQPKEVRNCCHIKYINEWGKCSVDCGSGIKRKVQRCARVFKPEVPGAQKRKEYISDSYCETLKVRKPALRKSIKHCKINCHWSSSEWSPCSSTCDDDYQSRLVRCESWQGNSVNERYCDATKRPSRSRICNNCMQRQYKILTPCDCTGIERRRILYYDTHRRRVAGRPRVQKQKCTPPPSCHRRSFSNNHVSSRRAQSCEDYQQMYRAYKDGEYTLQVRSRPVRVYCHKMNSLTPREYITVEPQENYSIYYEYKTRLINSCPPVSRDHEYTNDQYSGRSYFSKLRLNITDLRIIENDYEFAESRGQRQPLGSAGDCYNRNQQCPQGDFSINLERTGFTLRPGTRWNTVGSSAVMKQETGFETSRQSRRAYCGGFCGRCYIAPGSGLYVDVV, from the exons ATGCAAGGACAAAAACACGAATGCAATCCTATAGATAAGCACAAACGCAACATGTCGTCACGCTACTGTTTTCTTGGCCTAGTAGCGCTGTTACTCATCTGCATCTTGTGCTCTGCATTTGGAGTTTGGCCAAGTCTTAGATTTAGTGGCAGCAAAAGTGGCACAAGCGCCACAACGCCGCGCAGAACCGTTGACATTGTTTTGGACGACCAGAACGACATTAGTAGCGATGTTAATGCTGATATACTCAATGAGTATATAACGCCCATAAAAGTGCTGAATGCAAGTCTAAATACAGGCGACTTGCTATACGAATCAATGAAGCCAATAGATAGCGATAGCGCTAACAGCACAAAAG ATGCAACCTCAGCGTTTAGCATGACGGGCACTTTTCGCAACAAGTCGAGCCTCATTTGGGATCCACATCCCGAGTACACGTTTACAGTATTTGggcatttattgcatttgagATTACATCAGGACACATCGTTTATACCTCACAATACATTTCGAGTTATACGCATATTGAACAATCATACCGAGGAGTCGGCCAGCGACGAGCCGGAGCATTATCTGGGCTGCTACTACAAAGGCCACATCGAAGGCGATCCCGACTCCATGGTGGCGGTTTCGCTTTGCGAGGGCATG ACGGGTTTTATCAAAACTAGTTTCGGCAGTTTGCTTATAATGCCTGTTAACCAAACCAACAGCGATGAGATTTTGCATCGCGTCTGGCGTCACTCGCAGCGCAATCCCAGACAAGCTGTCTCCGACTCAGACATGGAGCTGGAGGCGTTGAAGCTTGCCGAGAGTTTGCTGGCGCCGTTGACGCGTCGCAAGCGACACTTTGAAAATCTTACTAATCAGGAGTACACGCTGGAGGTGCTCATAGCTGTGGATCATACAATGACGCAGTTTCATGGCAGCGATCTTAGATCCTACATACTTATTTTATTCTCCATTGTGTCGAATATATTTGCCGATGCCAGCATTGGCAATGTCATACACATATCGCTGGTCAATATGCTGGAGCTGCGCGATATGAACGGACATCAGGGCAGCGGCACTGCGGCGGATCGCCTGAAAACGTTTTGCAAGTTCTTGGGCAGCAGAGGCTATCACTATGACACGGCCATGTTGATCACACGCGATCAAATCTGTGGCAATGAACGCGAGGAGCGTTGCAGCACTTTGGGTTTGGCTGAGCTGGGCACAGTCTGCAAGCCGCGTTCCTGTTCCATAGTGCAGGACAATGGACTGCCTGCTGCCTTTACCATTGCACATGAGCTGGGACACAC TCTAAACATGCcacacgacgacgacgatcgTTGCAACAAGTACAATGCCCGAGAGGGCAACAATCGCACGCTGCATATTATGGCGAGTGTCATGGGTGATCATATGCATCCATGGTCCTGGTCCAAGTGCTCGCAGCATTACATTTCCGAATTTCTAGA AAAAAGCGACAAATCCTGCTTGGAGAACAGACCCTCAAGCTCTTTGCTGAATGATAATGACATTGAGAAGCTGCCAGGCGAGATTTACTCGCTGGACCAGCAGTGTCAGCTCATACATGGAAATGATACAATACACTGTGATTCTAATCCCGAGTGCCagtatttgttttgcaatgTCAGCTCGGTGTGCGGCTCCAGCAGTATGCCCTGGGCGGATGGCACGCCCTGCCGCAACCATCACAACTGGTGCAAGAAGGGCAAGTGCGTGCCACGCGTGGGCGGCTCACTGCAGCTGGTGCATGGCGGCTGGGGCGTCTGGACTGCGTTTACGCCTTGCAGCTTGACCTGCGGTGGCGGCGTGCAGGAGTCGCGTCGCGAGTGCGACAATCCGCAGCCCAGAAACGGTGGCAAGTACTGCGTGGGCAGTCGCAAGAAGTATCGCTCCTGCAACACACACTCCTGCCCAGCGGGCACCATTGAGCCACGTGAGCAATATTGCTACGATATGAACGGCAGAAACTTCAACATACGCGGCATTAGCTCCTCCTCCAAGTGGATACCCAAATATGGCT TGGACACCAGCGACAAGTGCAAACTGTTTTGCCGTCTGCAGGATGACAGCGCCTACTTCAAGCTCTCGGAGGCTGTGCGAGATGGCACCACCTGCGCTGTGGATAGCTTTGACAAATGTGTCAATGGCATTTGCCGTCCCGCTGGCTGTGACAATGAACTCAACTCCATTGCCAAGCTGG AcaaatgcggcgtatgcgaaGGTCGCAACGACACGTGCGAGGAGCTCACCGGAAATGTGCGCGTCGCCGATCTGCTAAAGGAGAAACGCGCACCGCAAAGTCTCTACCATGTTACTACAATACCAAAAG GTGCCTCCAACATTGTTATAACCCAGCCTGGCTATCCCACCCAGAACTATATTGTGCTCGCCGATGACAGACATGTACCACTGGTCAACAGCGTCAAAGTAGTTACTCCATTTGCAAAGCAATACATCTATGCGGGCATTACGATCGACTATAACGGCTCCAATAGCACCATGGAACGCATAAATACCACCTACGCCTGGAAGCTGACGCGTGATCTTGTCGTTATG ATCATTTCCATAGACCTGAGTGCAGCCAAGAATCAAAACACTGTTTTGATATCGTATACGTATACGGTGGATAAAGCAATAATTGCAGAGCCTGAGGTGGAGATCTATCGCTGGCAAATGCAAGACTGGAGCAGCTGTGATTCGCTTTGCCAGGGCACCATGTACAGACAGGCGGCCTGCGTAAGCACAACTCAAGGATTGAAAGTCGCCCCACAGTTCTGTGATCAATCAGCGATGCCCAAGCCGGAATACAATGCTTGCAATACAAATTGTCAACTAAC TTTGAATGTGACAAGTATTTCGGAATGCTCCGCTGCTTGTGGAGCGTTGGGCACTCGCGAGAAGGCTCTCAGCTGTGTGCAGACATTCCCAGATATGCAACGTTTGAATATCGTGGATATGTCTTATTGCAAACTCAAATTTGAAATAGTTACGCATGAGCAATGCCGTGAGGGTTGCTGGAATTATTCAGAGTGGTCAACG TGCACCAAGACCTGTGGCACGGGCACTCAAATGCGTGAGCTGCGCTGCATCTTGAACAACACAGTGGTGAGCGATGAACTGTGCAATCCGCGCACAAAACTCGAGACACGCGATATGCTACGTGCCTGCAACATGGAGCCCTGTTTGTATCCTATTGCGCCG ATAAGCACTCGCTCAGTTAACCACTGGGTGGCAGGAGATTGGGGTGAATGCAGTGACTGGTGCAAAATGACGCGCACTGTGAGCTGCGCCTATCCATACGGCAATCACTGTCCGCCGGATAAACAGCCCAAGGAGGTGCGCAATTGCTGTCACATCAAGTACATCAACGAATGGggcaaa TGCTCCGTTGACTGTGGCTCCGGCATCAAGCGCAAGGTGCAGCGCTGTGCGCGCGTCTTCAAGCCAGAGGTGCCTGGCGCTCAAAAGCGCAAGGAGTACATAAGCGACAGCTATTGCGAGACCTTAAAGGTGCGCAAGCCAGCGCTGCGCAAGTCCATCAAGCACTGCAAGATCAACTGCCATTGGAGCAGCTCAGAGTGGAGTCCGTGCTCCAGCACTTGCGATGACGATTATCAGTCGCGCCTTGTGCGCTGCGAGTCCTGGCAAGGCAACAGCGTCAATGAACGCTACTGTGATGCCACAAAGCGACCAAGCAGAAGTCGAATctgcaacaattgcatgcAGCGTCAGTACAAAATATTGACACCA TGTGACTGCACGGGCATTGAAAGGCGACGCATTCTGTACTATGATACGCATAGGCGACGCGTCGCTGGACGGCCGCGAGTGCAGAAGCAAAAGTGCACGCCGCCTCCGAGCTGCCATAGAAGATCCTTCAGCAACAATCATGTGAGCAGTCGGCGCGCGCAGAGCTGCGAGGACTATCAGCAGATGTATCGCGCCTACAAGGATGGCGAGTATACGTTGCAAGTGCGATCGCGACCAGTGCGCGTTTATTGCCACAAAATGAATAGTCTGACGCCACGCGAATACATAACCGTGGAGCCGCAGGAGAACTACTCCATTTACTACGAGTACAAGACAAGATTAATCAACAGCTGTCCGCCCGTGTCGCGTGATCATGAATATACCAATGATCAGTATTCGGGACGCTCGTATTTCAGCAAGCTGCGCTTAAACATCACCGATTTGCGCATTATTGAGAACGATTACGAGTTCGCCGAGTCTCGAGGACAGCGACAGCCACTGGGCTCAGCCGGTGACTGCTACAATCGCAACCAGCAATGTCCGCAGGGCGACTTCTCCATCAATCTGGAGCGTACTGGCTTCACACTGCGCCCAGGCACGCGCTGGAATACCGTTGGCAGCTCAGCGGTCATGAAGCAAGAGACTGGG TTTGAAACTTCGCGGCAGTCAAGGCGCGCCTACTGCGGCGGCTTCTGCGGACGCTGCTACATTGCGCCCGGATCGGGACTTTATGTGGACGTTGTATGA